The Coffea arabica cultivar ET-39 chromosome 2c, Coffea Arabica ET-39 HiFi, whole genome shotgun sequence genome includes the window CTGGACAATCAGCTCTTAGTGCTAAAACCATGGAGTGAGGGAATTGAAATGGATCCAGAGAGGTTTAATACCTCATACATGTGGATACAAGTATGGCAGCTCCCAATTCACTGGCTTTGCCGAGCAGCAGGCTTTAAAATTGGGGAAGTATTTCAATCAGTCAAGGAGGTTATAATCCCCCCAGGGGGGGAGGAAAAGACGGAAAGCATATGAAAATCCTGGCTGAAATAGATATATCCCAACCTCTCATTAGAGGACTTCCAGTCAAACACAATGGGGTTGAAGTATGGGCAGAATTTAAATATGAGAGATGTCCGGATTTTTGTTACAGATGTGGGGTGATTGGACATAGTGATAAAACTTGTAACTTTGAGAATAAGACTGGGAGACTTTTGAGAGAAGGTCAGTATGGAGCATGGCTGAAAGCAAGAAACATTATAACATCGCCCATGCGAAGTATAGTGGGAGGAAAAGTGCCAGTTTAGGAGGCACAAACACAAGTCCAAATACAAGGACTGGTAACACTAAATTCCGGACATGAAATGAGCAAATTAAACAAAGATGGGCCAGAGCAACgatcctctcataataaagggGTGCCGGAGAAAGGACAAGAGATCATGCTGAGGAGAGACAATCAAGAGGAAAGACGGGTGGAAGGAAGAGAAATGGTACAAAAAAGGAACTTGgaggagaaggaaaaaaggaagaatgaGGGACAAGGAGAGCATAATCAGGTGAATACTCCATCAAACACATGTCCAAATGAATACGTTGGGGATCAGCCAAGAGATAAAGTACAGGAGATGTGGGTAGACGTAAGTGAAGGAGAGGGAGGACAAGAGTTAGACAAGAGACAGAGAGGAAATGAGGTAGAGGAGAATAGCACAGGAGAACAAGGGAAGAATTTAGAACAGAAGGAGGTCCTGAAGGAAAATGTGGGAACTGAACGGAAGTCTCGACTTGCCAGAGGGAATATGAGAGGAAGAAGAGTCCCTCTGACAGAGATAAGTTTGCAACAAAAGCAGCCCAgcttgagagagaaaaggaagacCATGTTAAGGGATGAACCAGATGACATGATGGTGGACTCAGAACCTATGGAATAGGGAAGAACAAAGGTTCCAAAGAAAGAAGTACAACTGGAAACACTATTGAGGGTGACGGAGGCAATCCCTAAAGGGCCTCCAATGTATCAATGAAGGTTGGGGTGTGGAACTGTCGAGGTGTAaggagccccttgacagttccccaaGTTCAGGAGGTAATACATCTTCACTCCCCGTGAGTCTTATTTCTAAGTGaaacaaaaaaccaaaaaaagttTATGGAAAGTGTAAAACAGGAGTTGAACTTTGAAGATAGTGTTATAGTAGACTCAGTAGGCAAAGCTAGAGGCTTAGCTTTATTTTGGAAACATTGGATCAAGGTGATAAAGGTGGAACTCTCAAATTTTTACATTGCTGCTCGTATGATGGACATAGAGGCCAGGTGTGAATGGACTTTTATTGGAATTTATGCTAGTACGGATGATGGAAGGAGAAGAAACCAGTGGAGGGAGATAGAGAGGAAAATGAATAAATGGGGTGAGAAATGGATCATAGCAGGTGATTTTAATGATATATTGTCAAATGGAGAGAAGTGGGGTGAAAGACAAAGACCTGAGTGGAATTTTGCTGACTTTAGGGGACTAGTTAATGTGAATAATTTAGTAGATATAGAATATGAGGGCAAGCCTTGGACCTGGTGCTCTCATTGGGAAGGTCAAGAGATAAAACAACGACTAGATAGAGCACTAGCAAACTAGGAATGGACCCAAcagtttgaaaaagaaaagtgtaTCCACATTGAAAAAGAGGCATCTAACCATAGTTTGCTTATGATTGACACAATGCCAAGAGGGAGAAAGGGGGGAGGAGATTTTATTTTGATAAAAGATGGACTCAGAAGAAACAAATTCAGGAAGTGATAAGTAGAGCCTAGGAAAAACCtaaacaagaatccaaaatgtTTAACCTGACAAGGAAGGTGAAAAGCTataaaatgagcttgatagagtGGAGTAAGGAAAATAATACAAACTTTGGGAAAGAGATAAAGAGCCTGAAGCAGCAGATTATGGAAGCAAAGACAGGGAACTATGAAAAGAATAAAGGGATCATAGCTGAATTAAAACTGAAGCTTAGCCAGGCTTACAAACAAGAAGAGATGTACTGGGCACAAAAGGTAAGATGCAAGTGGCTGCGAGAGGGAGACAAAAATACAGCTTTCTTCCATGCAAGGGTGAAAACTAGAAGGCAAAGAAATAGACTAACATGCTTGCAAAATGAAACTGGGAAATGGTGTGAGACAAAAcaggaaattgaagaggaaataTGCAGTTTTTACAAGAAAGTATACACATCTTCTCAGCCATCTGACATCAAAGAAGTTACTGAGGGAGTTCGCTGTACAGTCACTAAGGAGATGAATGCAATGCTGACTAAACCAGTGGAGGAGAGGGAAGTGAAGATTGCCTTATTCTCTATGCATCCAGATAAGGCTCCAGGCCCTGACGTTATGTCCCCATTCTTCTTCCAAAAGTACTGGAATATTTGCAAAACTGATATTGTGTTGGCCATTCAAAGTTTTCTATATGGTCGACTTCTGCTCAAAGTTTTAAATGAAACAATAGTGACCCTGATTCCCAAAGTAGAAGCCCCTATTAACTTGTCCCAGTATCGACCTATTTCTTTGTGTAATGTCATATATAGAGTCATTGCAAGGGTGTTGGCAAACAGACTGAAAAGAGTCATCCCAAAATGTATTAGCTATGTCCAATCTGCTTTTGTCCCTGGTAGACATATCCTTGACAATGTTATCCTAGCCCAGGAATTGATTCACTTCTTGAAAAATAAGAGAACAGGCAGAAATGGTTTTGTGACCCTAAAGCTCGATCTATCCAAGGCCTACGATAGAGTAGAATGGCAGTTTCTAGAAAGGATGATAATGAAAATGGGGTTCTACCCCATCTGGGTAGAATGGATCCTAAGCTGTATCACTACTGCAGCTTATTCTTTTAGTGTCTGATAGGGAGATAATTGTACGCTTTATTCATTGATATTTGGTCTTGATTTTGACCATTTATTGTCCAGAGTAATGGGTTTCtgctcatatttggtatttgtgTTATTTGCAGGCAACCGGTGTTAAAAGTGACAAAAAGAGGCAAATTCCAGAAGACTAGTCATTCCAGAGCATGCCCACGTCAGAGACCGCAGAGATGCGTGAAAAAGACGGACTGCGGGACCTGTCCCTGAAAGCTGCCGCAATTCTTGGGAGATGTGTTTGAAGTTACGTGGGATTAGGAAATATCTTCAAAGAATACCTTTGGCAACAACATAAGGAAGAAAATAAGGAAGCTATCCTTTATGGAAACAAACTCTCGATTGGCAAAGAAAGAGGCGGCGGCGAGACTTTAAATAAGATAGCAGTAGACTAGGGTCTatcatcttcatctttgtcTTTTACTTCTCAATGCAAGTCTTAAACTGGCGGCGATACTCTTTTACTTTTCATCAACAAAAACTCCATGAAAACTTTGAATTGCTTTGTTGTCCTGACTATGCGGCAAGGCTAGATCGTTTATCTAGTTGAGGAGTAATCAAGGCCCAGAGCACGAATAATTGTgagatcattttttttattctaaaTTCTGTGTTTGTAAGTATTTGATTATTCTTTTTTTGAACAGCCTATTATTGTTTGGATTTATTGGATCAATATGGCCAGTTGTTCAATTGCCTAAATAATATATTGCCAATTAGGACAGGGGTGCATATCACTTGAATGTCTTAAATTAGTGGCAAACGGTACCAATTTCATTGCCTCGCAAGCAGTCTAATCTGGGTCGTAAGAATAATTAATCTAGTTTAAATGAACCCGCATGTGTGTTTATTAACTAGAATTGGGTCTCTCTAATTCCTAAACCTATAATTAGATTAAATCGTTCGAGCATCTTTGGGGTTATCTATTTTACAAAAGGGTAGTTTACGAGCGTCTCTGGATTACCATATGATTAAGGAGAGATTGGGAGTTTGGCGGTTGCTAAATTGTTAGAACCAATTTATTTGTGATCCTTGGTATCTATGATCAATTGTGTGAACCGGTGCCGAGATTATCTCCTTAACTAGGTTGTGTCAATTAATTGTTTATTTCATTCTTAAGTTATTGCATTCATTGTGATTGTTCGTTTAGTGATTTTAAGTCTTTAATTTGTTTCatttatctctctctcttttaagAATTCTCCAATTATCCATGTGTGATAAATCTACCAGTTCCCTATGGAAACGACCTACTCACTACTATACTCATTCAGTTTTGGGAGTAGGtatcattataaattttatcTTTGGTAGTTTGACAGCCACCAaatttggcgccgttgccggggaactGGTGCTTGAAGTGATTTGTTGCACAAGCTCGttccaactttttttttcctagttATGGCTGCTAATCTTTCATATTTTGGTGATGAACtggattttatttctaaaagGGCTTATGGGACTTATACCTTTTCTAATTATCAATTGGTTGTTGCGAATTGTGAAAGTTATTTTGCCTATACCCCACATTTCAAAATGGCCTGAGTACTTCAATCGaaacttttggagatttttcacctcaatatcaGACATGGAGTAACCCTTATTCAACCGGATATGATCAAAGATGGTGGGATAATTTCAATATTAATTATGAACAAAGGCCAATAAGTTCTCAACAGAAAGGgtctcaacaaccatcatcaatatcaggtatgtctcttgaaaatATGGTTAAATCATTAGCTGATAGCATTTGTCAAATGTGGCAGGACTCGTAGAGATTTCAACAGGAGACATATCAACTTCAGCAGGAGATAATGGAttttcatcaggagacacaagcgagcaTGCGTAACCTGATAGATCAAGTGAATCAATTAGCATCTAGGATAACGCAATTGACTTCTCAAATGTGTGAAGAATTGTCCTCACAGACTATTATCGATCATGAgaaagatgagagtgcaattatcctgaCAAATGACATAAAACTGCAAAAGTCTCAAGAAAACAGATCTAAAGATacagttgaaaagaaagttaaagtgcaagaaatgagaccCTAACATCAAATTGTTCAAGTGAATAAATCCAGTGAATAATCGCCGAATGTGGTGAtatctcctccattccttaatcaatatgctcttgattcttattctttaattcctgttagtgagattgattttattataccagaaaattttgagtttcatgacaggaataagttaagagtcatGATGACAAAATATCTCGAACTAATAAAtgctcttgatggaggagtgagtgaagaCTTAAGGTCATTACTTGTATGTTTGGCACCATCTACAaatccatggaagaccgtacATCGTGTGCTCAAAGATTACTCTATCTACGAGGGTTATCAGGATTATACAGAGGATGAAACATTGAAatgagccacaagattttatcttCCGTAAATAAACAAggcaatgtctagccaaagatattaaagaaaggcactacttgggaggcaacccaagagtTTCAATCTTTAgtcattttttttgtgtttttatttcatatttttgtgtTCAAGTGCAAGTTGTTTTGGATTCCTATTGATAAAAAATCTTTATTTGTAGATCCTGGGTGTGTTCTGTGACATTTTACTGGGTTAGATTTTGATGAACAGAAAACTATGGATTTCAAGGCATGCCCACGCCTTCCAACCATTGcgaggaaggaaaaaaaaagagccttGCAAGTCCATTCCACCATTCAAACAAAGAATCTAGCTCCTTTCTACTtgatttctatttttctttgctacattgaggacaatgtaggtttcaggtgtggggggaagTAGTCAAAAGTTTTTAGAACTTTATGCTATGATGATGATTGCAATTACTCTACAAGCATGAGCAATGATATTATGCGAGTTAAATATCTTGTCTTCTTAATAATGGAATTGAATGATGAATTTGCAAGACTTGACAATTAGTAACCATTTTGTGAGCTATTGAGCCAATGAGCATTTCATTGTTAACTGCTCTATTTTCTTTCATTGAGTGATATCACACATGATTTGATTGTTCTAGAACTTGCTTTGCTGTCCATGTCAAGATCACATTCCTGAGtttgatgcattaaaatgaCAAAGGCAATTAGGTTAACCCTTTTTGGCTTTCTAAAAGACCAACCCTAATCAGATCTCCCCTATTTGGCCATGGTTGAGCCTAGCCTTTTCTTTGGTTAATAACTCATTTTGTCACCCCTAAACTTCTCGTGTTCGAAccctctttgtttctttttaccCGCGTCAAAGAAATGCCTTGATTTCAGTGTATGATGATTTCAAATTGGGTTGAAGAGGATGATTGAAATTAGCAAGTGTGTGTATATCCCCATGTAGTTGGGCGTATTGAAAATGAAACATCAAAAAAAAggagcaaaaacaaaaaaaaagaaaaagaaagaaaaaaatagagaaggggagaaagagaaaaaaagagcactccaagaaagaaagaaacacaaaaaaaaaagaacaaagaaaaaaaaaaaagagttctgAAGTGTTGTTATCAACATGTGTTCTTTTGAGATAATTGGGTGAAGTCCTTGGTTGTGCTTGCACTtgctaatttttgaaaaaattatggGTATGTTCTGAAAAGATCATTGGAATAAAGAAGGAAGTTGAAAGTCATGCAGTGGGTCAATAGTATTTTGTTTAACATAATGAGCCTAAATTACCCGTTTGATCCTGTCCATGCCTAAACCCCATTACAACCCGCATCAAGACCCTTcgatttttgcattaaatttggtTTTAGTGGTAGCGATATGATATATTAGCAAGCATATGGTAACATCATTTTATTGTGTGATGAGAGTGACCCTTTTTGAGCTTCATATCAGTGTGGTGAGTAATCATACTCCATTCTATAAGAGAGGGTTAAGTCTTGCAATTTCTGAATTTGATAACATTGATAGGATGATAAGGTACTTGTGTTCACATGGTGAACTGCTATATGTATGTAACCGTGGTTGTATCTCTGAGTTTTgaaatgcttgaggacaagcattgtcTTGGTGTGGGGGGAATGTCAATGGCCAAAAGGTGGGATACGTCAAACCACAGAGGGGTATAAGGCAAGGAGATCCCCTATCCCCTTACTTGTTCCTTATATGTGCTGAGGGGCTGTCCAACTTGATGAACCAAGGAATACAAAACAAAGCTATAACAGGTGTCCAAGTGGGAAAGGAATGTCCACAATTGTCTCATTTACTCTTTGCTGATGATTCTCTCTTTTGCTGTAAAGCTAGTATCCAGGAAGCTGAACAAATGAAGGGGATGTTTGCTATCTACGAGAGAGCTTCAGGGCAGGCCATCAATTATGAAAAATCTATTGTGTTCTTTAGTGCAAACACAAGTAAGGAAATGAGAAAGAACATCTGTACTGCACTAGGGAATATGAAGGAAGCGGCAAGTGGAAAATACCTAGACCTACCTATGCTGATAGGTAGGTCTAAGCAACAGGTATTTGGCTACATCGAGCAAAAGATGAAGGACAAGCTACAAGGATGGAAGAGAAACCTGTTAAGTCCAGCAGGAAAAGAGACCCTTATCAAATCTGTGGCAATGGCACTCCCCACCTACACCATGTCATGCTTCAAGATTCCCAAAGTATTGAGCAAGAACATAAGCAAGATGATAGCTGTATTCTGGTGGGGTGGGGggagaaaatgaaaggaaaatgcactGGACTAGTTGGAAAAAAATGTCTCAGGTGAAAGGTAGAGGGGATCTAGGATTTAGAGACTTAGAAAAATTCAATGAAGCACTCCTGGCCAAGCAAATGTGGAGAATACTCACCAATCCTAATCTGCTTGTAAGTAAGGTGATGAAGGCCAAATATCTAACAAAACCACAGAACTGGAGTAAAGATCCCCCAAAAGCAGCCTCTTGGGTATGGAAAAGCATAATGGGAACCAGGAAATGGTGAAAGAAGGGACAGGAAAATGAGTAGGTGATGGGAAAACAATTGATATCTGACAGGATAAATGGATACCAGGGAGTGACAATGGAAGATTAAAGACTGAAAGACATCCACAATGTACGATCAGGAAAGCAGTTGAACTAATCACGGATGGAGAATGGAACCAGGCAACTCTAAAACGTTGGTTTATAGAGGAGGATATCCAAAACATAAAGGCTATTCCAATAAGTACCACAGGGTGCCAAGATAGATTGTACTGGAGATACACCAAATCAGGCGTATTCACTGTGAAATCAGCCTATAATGCAGCAATGGAAGTAAGTCAAGAGCAGCAAAGGGGAAGGATGCAAACAAATATTGGAAGCACCAGCTATGACCAACAGAGCTCAAAAATCTGGAAGAATGTATGGTCCTTATAGCTGAAACACAAATTAAAGCATTTCATTTGGAGGTGTCTACATCACAGTCTGCCAATGAATGTACAGATAAGTTAGAGGACAGGCAAAGGTAGTCCAATGTGTAGAAGCTATTGGGAAGAGGCGGAAACAATCGAGCATATGCTATTCTTCTGCCAAAATGCTGAAACCACCTGGAAACTATAACCAGTGCAATGGGATGGTTTGAAGGATATGAGAAGCAATTTTGTAAGATGGTGGGAAGGGATATTAGGGGCAAAACAAAGGGATCACGGATAGGAGCACATTGCTCTCACCGTAAATATCCTATGGCAAATATGGAAGGCAAGAAACAGGAAAGCTTTTGAGGCAAAAGAGGCAGATCCCAGAAAGTTAGTACAGCAAGCTATAGTAGAGTGGGAAGAGCATATAGAAGCTCAAAAAGACATAAATGGAGAGTCCATTCAACAAACAACAAACTCAAGCAGTAGAGGGAAATGGATTCCAGCACCAAGGGGGCTGATAAAGATAAATACAGATGCTGCATTCTCACAAAACATGGGGAGAACAGGCATAGGTGCTGTGGCTAGAAATGTAGAAGGCAAACTGGTGAAAGCCTGGGCACGAGCTGCACACAAGACTAGTGAACCACAAATGGAGGAAGCATCAACAATTAGGATAGGAATGCAAATGGCTCAAGAAGCAAACTGGAGGGCAGTAGAATTCCAATCTGATTGCAAAGAGGTGGTGGATATGATAAACAAGGAAACTGGGTAGCAATAAAGGGTAGATATTATCCTTGAGGACATTGCGAATATGAGATGTTTGTTTGCAAAATGTACTTTCTCTTTTGTCCATAGAACTGGAAATTGTTGTGCACGTAGTTTGGCAAAGTTTGCGGTAAAGCTAACTAAAAATGTTGAATGGGAAGAGTACTTTCTCATGTGGCTCCATGAGAGTGCACAAAATGATTACAAAGGAAGCAATTCTGATGTATCCAATCTTGTACTATCAAGTTTATGAAATgatgtttgacaaaaaatattACACCTACTAAGACACCTTCTCACTTTCCTATAAAAAATGGCAAACTTGGTGACGCATCACACTAAATTTGTGCATTTTTCATTCGAAATTATATGGAATTACAAACTAAGAGCAGTGTTTTCATAACCGGACCAGACCGGCCGGTTCGATCGGTTGGACCGCGAACCGGACATGTCACCGGTCCGGTCTAGTGTTAAAGTCGCAAGGTAATGAAAAACCGTTGAAAACCGAGCGAACCCTTCAAACCATAAACCAgcgattttttttaaaattttcaaatattcacccaaaattttcaaaccaaTAATAAGAATGGAGCTCTTGGGATTCGAACCCAGGTCTCCACAATCACATCAAAGGCTTGCTACCACTGGACTATATTCACAAGACAAGCTTTTTGTTGTGTACAATGCTATTTATCTTAagttaaaaactaaaatctaattaaacaaaaggAAACCCTAGCACTAAGACACGGACACTAAACAACactttttgcttttgtttcCCTTATCCTCGATTCTCTGTCTctgcttcttctcttttttttttcatttttttctttgtaacCTTTCCACCTCCAAATCAAATACCCATGACAAAATATTTCTCAAGCCTTCCCCATTATTATCAAGTTATAATCTTAGTTGATTTATAAGCAAGTTGGAAGCTTCAACTTTCATAAGAGTTTTTTCATTTTGatgagtttaattttttttccttttcaagatttttgttttctatttctaTTTGCAAATGATTCAGtacaaatattcaaaaaattttatcaaaagaaaaatttcaactAGTCCATGACAGAGATGCCGTTTGTCTTGTGATAATTGTATTATCTACTAttataattttacaattttttggagtttcatgtataacttttaggaaatttattattatctcaatttaaatttagttttaaattCAAGTGTAGAGTGAAGACCCATGAAGTACTTAGCATTaaagttgcaaaaaaaaaaaacaaacagagAACCGATAAaccaaccggtcggaccggtcgaACCGCAAACTGGCCCCTTCTCCGATTTACTGGCcgatccgagtttaaaaacattgacTAAGAGTTTCATCCGAGCATTCATCCGACGTTACCGAGCATTTGCCCCCCCCTCCCGCGGAGGATTTGCCCTGTAACGTGGGGCAAACACACAATAGCACTAATGTCTTGTTTAAACGTTTTGGGACATTTGgggctcaccccaaaaatgccttttaaaaTAGTGAACATATTAATTGCAGACCTTTCAGCTCCATGACGCAAAGAATAGATAATTAATCCCTATCTTTTACATAATTTAATTCTAGATATTTTTCGGATTATTTAAATTCCAAAACAATATAAATAAGGTTGGAGGGAGTGTTACACTTGTGTGTAATTTTCAAAGTTACACACGCCTAACCTAGCAACCTAACTACTATTGTTTTGGTTATTAATAAGGACTAATTTCATTTTGCACCTCCAAACTTATACCCTATCCTAATTTTGTACCTTAAGCTTTAATTCTAGATCCTTTACACACTAACTTCTCATATTTATTCCATGAAATATTGTACACACATCGTTATACCTCTATCACTCTACAAAGTGATAGCGTATTTACCATCATCTTACAATCTCTGTCAGTCTATCAAAAATGTGTAAATTTGCATGATCCTCTATTTTATTTAGTTTTGCTAACATTATTATCGATTGGAATTAGGTGGGATAAATCTGAGATGTTAGACTGCAAAGTATTCAAACTTAAAATTTAGCAAGCATTGTGAGAATCACTAACAAGTGCAGGGTACAAAGTGAAATTAGTCCTATTAATAATTCCGTTCTTTTAATCTTCCACAAAGTCAACTCGGGAGTCTATAGCTTTCCAATTCCGATACTTATCTGGAAGGATTTTAAGAGTCGTGGAATCTTGCGTAGAGAATTTCCTCCCTTCGTTGTACAGTCTCGTTTCACTACAGCAGAAATGGGACGAAGGACCACTGAAATTGGGGATACGTACACACAAACGGGTTGGTCCTAAAGCACAGCTGGCAACCAGCATTGTGGGGACATTCATTTCGTAGTATTATCAAGGTACACAGGAATCAAGTGCAATTATATATCTAATGTTCTAGATGAAATAATATGACTTTTAACACCTTCGCGGAATTATGTTCAACTATTCTAAGTGATACTAAAAGTTTCTCAGAATGTGATCTCAAGATTGTATAGATTAGTCAACATATGGAAGTAATTCTTTTGTGCAGATAATGCAGTCACAGTACGATGTACATGAAAGTGATGGTTTTCGGATGGACTCGTAATAGTGAATGGAGGAATTAAAACAAGCTCCACCATTAGCGTAACCATCCAATATTTCCAAGGGCCACTAGGCCTAGAAATCAAAACCTCTTTTCCGGGTTTGCTAGAGTCAATCGATACTGCTGATTCCACATTGATAAATTACTTGAACCAACATCGGATTTTGGAGGAATTTTCAAGCTAGTATCAGCATTGAGCCATCAGCCATGTTGGTTCTGATCAAGCTTATACTGCTTGTGGTTTCTGCTCTAGTTAGCTTTGCATCTTCCCAGGACCTTAGCATCACCTACAATGGATTCCGTTCTGCAAACTTGAGTCTGGATGGCATAGCTGAGGTCACGCCAAATGGCCTCTTGAAGCTAACCAATGCCACCAGGCAAGAGAAAGGTCATGCCTTCTTTCCTAATCCTGTCAGCTTCAAGAATCCTCCGAATTCTTCTGCTTTCTCCTTTTCCACCACCTTCATCTTTGCTATAGTGTCTGAAGATCCTATTTTGTGCGGCCACGGAATTGCCTTCGTGATTGCACCGACAAAAGGCCTTCCAGGAGCTCTTCCTAGTCAGTATCTCGGCCTCTTCAACGGAACCAACACAGGAAATGACACCAACCATGTTTTTGCAGTGGAACTTGACACGATCCAAAGCAAAGAGTTCAATGATATCAATGATAACCACGTTGGGATAGACATCAACGGACTGAACTCCAAACAAGCAAAGCCTGCAGGTTATTATTCCAATGACAACGGTATTTTTCAGAATTTGACTCTTTTTAGTGGTAAAGCAATGCAAGTTTGGGTGGACTATGATGGAACAGCTAAGCATATTAGTGTCACATTAGCTCCAATACGTGCTGGTGAACCAAGCAAACCTCTTTTATCTTTAACCTATGATCTTTCTTCAGTATTACATGAAACCATGTATATTGGATTTTCATCATCTACCGGTTCAGTGCTAACATTCCATTACCTTCTGGGGTG containing:
- the LOC113724253 gene encoding uncharacterized protein is translated as MKGMFAIYERASGQAINYEKSIVFFSANTSKEMRKNICTALGNMKEAASGKYLDLPMLIGRSKQQVFGYIEQKMKDKLQGWKRNLLSPAGKETLIKSVAMALPTYTMSCFKIPKVKGRGDLGFRDLEKFNEALLAKQMWRILTNPNLLVSKVMKAKYLTKPQNWSKDPPKAASWDKWIPGSDNGRLKTERHPQCTIRKAVELITDGEWNQATLKRWFIEEDIQNIKAIPISTTGCQDRLYWRYTKSGVFTVKSAYNAAMEVSQEQQRGRMQTNIGSTSYDQQSSKIWKNARNRKAFEAKEADPRKLVQQAIVEWEEHIEAQKDINGESIQQTTNSSSRGKWIPAPRGLIKINTDAAFSQNMGRTGIGAVARNVEGKLVKAWARAAHKTSEPQMEEASTIRIGMQMAQEANWRAVEFQSDCKEVVDMINKETG